Part of the Pseudomonas chlororaphis genome, GCAGTCGCTGCTTCGCCTCGGGGGAATACACCACATAGCCGCTCTCGATCAGCGACCCACTGCCCGGTATCTCAGCCAATATCGTGACGATCAGGCCAGCGGTGCAGGACTCGGCCGTGGTCAGGCGCAAGTCGTGCTCACGCAAGTAATCAACCATCTCCCGGGCAACTGTCATGGCACACGATCCTCCAAGGGGGCTGATGGGTTGACCCCATGGCCACCAATTCATTCCGTCTGATCGGAGGTCGCCTGCGCGGGCCAAATAAATGAAACCTCAGGCACGCGGTGCACCTCAAAATTCCAGGGCCTCACGCTGAGGCTGTCACGATCAGGAGGTCGTCATGTCTGCACTTTTCGTCAAACTGTTCACCCACCCTGAGTTCGCCTGGAAGGACATTCGCCAAGAAGAGCAAGCTCACCCGCGTCATTACCTGGCGCACTTGCTGTTGCTGGCCTTGATTCCGGCAGCCTGCCTGTTCATCGGTATCACCTGGACCGGCTGGAGCCTGGCGGAAAACGAAACCGTACGGCTGACCCAGGCCAGCGCCCTGCAACTGTGCGTATTGCTGTACCTAACCATCGTCGCCGGCGTGGCGCTGATGGGGGTGTTCATTCGCTGGATGTCCCGTACCTTTGAGGCGCGCCCGTCTCTCAACCAGTGCATTGGTTTTGCCGCCTACACCGCCACGCCGTATTTCCTCGCCGGCATTTCCGGGCTTTATCCGAGCCGTTGGCTGGCGGTGGCCGTGTTGCTGGCCGCGTCGGCCTACTCGACGTTCCTACTCTTCGTCGGCCTGCCGCGGTTCATGAACCTCAGGAAGGAACAAGGGCTGCTCTACTCGGCCTGTGTGTGGGGCGTCGGCTTGCTGGTGCTGGTGACCATCCTGGTGGAAATGATTCTGCTCTGGTTCAACGTGTTGCAGCCGGAGTACCTGCGGGTGCCGGTGGGTTGATCACAGAGGGGCTTATCTGGCTTATGTGGCGAGGGAGCAAGCTCCCTCGCCACATAAGCCCTCCCCGCAGGAAGCCTGGCCTCTACTTGGCCGTTTTCTTCATGCCTATCCGTCGGCGCATGTCCGCCGTGATGCTCTGGCGGGTTTTCTTCAGGTCGGCCCAGGGCTCATGCCCGACCTCCGCCAGTCGCTCATGGACATTGTGCACGTTCCACAGGTTCGCCCCTTTGAGTTGCGCCACCTCGTCGCGGTAGATCGGCACCGACACCGGCAGCCCTTCGCGGGTACGCACGGCGTAGGCGCAGATCGTCGTGGCGCCGAGGCCGTTGCGCAGGTAATCGATGAAGATCCGCCCGACCCGGTTCTTCGGACCCGAGACGGCCGAGAACCTGTCTGGCAGCAGCTTGGCGATGTGGCTGACAATGGCGTGGCTGAAATCCTTGACCTCGTCCCATCCGGCTTTTCGAGTCAGCGGGACGACAATGTGAATGCCCTTGCCACCACTGGTCTTGAGAAACACTTTGAGACCCAGCTCATCGAGCACCGACAGGGTCAGTTGCGTCGCTTCCACCATGCGCTTCCATGGCAGCGCCGGGTCCGGGTCGAGGTCGAGGACAAAGCGGTCGGGCTTGTCCAGGTCCACCGTCGTCGCGTTCCAGGTGTGCAGTTCCACGGTGCTCATCTGCACCGCGCCGATCAGCGCTTGCGCATTGTTGATGATCATCACCGGCTGCCCGGTGACGTCCTTGTCCAGGGTGGTGATGCCGGGAATCGCCAGGCGCTCGGCGTTCTTCTGGAAGAACAGCTCGCCGGCAATGCCGTCCGGTGCGCGCACCAATGCGACCGGGCGCTCGGCCAGTTCGGGCAATATGAACTCGGCGACACTGGCGTAATACTCGGCCAACTGCCGCTTGGTGGTGCCGGTGGTCGCATCGATGACGCGATCGGGGTGGGTGATCCGTACCTTGCCGTCCAAGGCCGACGTGTCGCCGGCCTTGTCCTTGGCTTTTGCCTTGGGTTTGGCTGCGGCAGGCTTCGCGTCGCCCTTGGATGGGCGCTTGGCGGTAGTTTTTTGGGCGGAGGTCTTGTTCACGGGTTTCGCTAGCTCCTGGGTGATGGCCTTGGCCGGTTTATCGTCGCGCAAGCCATGGAACACCGCGTGGCGTACCGAGCCTTCCTTCGTCATCTCGGCGAACGCGACTTCCGCCAGCAAGGTCGGCTCCAACCAATGCACGCCCTTGGCTTCGTAACCGGTCGGCGGGTTGATGACAGCGGGCTTCTTACGCTCCAGGGGCAGCAGTTGCTGGTGGATGCTCTTGAGGGTCGCTTCGTTGAACCCGGTGCCAACCTTGCCGGCGTAGCGCAACTGGCCGCTGTCGGCGTCGTGCAGCCCCAACAGCAAAGCGCCGAAGGCACTGCGGGCGCCCTTCGGCTCGCTGAAACCGATCACCACGAACTCCTGGCGATTCTTGCATTTGAGCTTGATCCAGTCACTGCTGCGACGGGAGGTATAGACGCTGCCGATGCGCTTACCGATCAGCCCTTCCATCTGCATCTGACAGGCGCTGTTGAGCAGCGCTTCAGGGGTTTGCTCAAACGCATCGGAAAAACGCAGCAAGGGGCTGTCATTGGCCTGTAGCACGGCTTGCAGCGCCATGCGGCGGTCTTGCACCGGGACGTTGCGCAAATCCATGCCGTTGAGATAAGGCAGGTCGAACAGGTAGTAGGCGATCTGGCCGCTGCTGCCTGCGTCGAAGGCATTCTGCAGGGCCTGGAAATCCGGCACACCGTGCTCATTGGCGACCACCATCTCGCCGTCGAGCCAGGCCGACTCCAGCCCCAGCGCCGCCAGGGCCTCGGCCTGCCTGGGCAATTTGTGGGTCCAGTCATGGCCGTTGCGAGTGATCAGGCGCACTTCACCGTGGTCGATCCGCGCCATGATCCGATAACCGTCGAACTTGATTTCGTAGAGCCACTCGCCGTCGGGGGCGCTTTCGACCAGCGTCGCCAGTTCCGGCTTGAGGGTTTCCGGCAGAGGCCCGGCCACTGCACCGTCAAGGGTGGTTCTGGCGCCTTTTTTCGTCGGCTTGATCTTGGCGGCTTTTTCCGGTTGTTTGACCGCTTTCGCCGCGGCGGCCTTGCCCCGCCGCCTGGGCACCAGGGTGCGCTCGCTGAGCACGCTGTCCGGTTCGGCCTGGACCACGTCGTATTCAGTTTCGGGGCGCGCGGCGTCGTCCTGGTGCTTGATCAGGAACCACTGCTCCTGCTTGCCGGGCATGTGGGTGCGCACCAGGTTCCACAGGCCGGCGAGCTTTTCGCCTTGCAGTTCGAACTTGAGCCGGCCCTTCTCATACGCTTCATGGGGATCGCCCTGGGGAATCCATACGCCCCGGTCCCAGACGATGACATCCCCCGCGCCGTAATGTCCTTCGGGAATGTTGCCTTCGAAAGTCGCGTAGTCCAGCGGGTGGTCTTCGACGTGAACCGCCAGGCGCTTGGACTTGGGGTCCAGCGACGGCCCCTTGGGCACGGCCCAGCTCTTGAGCGCGCCATCCAGTTCCAGGCGGAAGTCGTAATGCAGTCGCGAGGCGTCGTGCTTCTGAATGCAGAACTGCAAGGCGTGGGTGGTTTTCGCTGACTTGCGCGGACGCCGCTTCGCCGCCGGTTCCGAGGTGGCGCCGAAATCTCGCATGCGGTTGTAGTCGTCAAGGGTCTTGGCGCTCATGGTCCACCTGCGACGTGTTGCAGCGTCGGGTCGGCCACCGGCAGCCCGGCGCTCTCCGACACCAATTGATCGACCACCCGGCTCAAGGCCTGCTCCACGGAGTCGCCCAGCAACAGGCCTTGTTCGTAGAGCACGATCTGACGGTCGGCGCTGGTGCCTTCCTGGACGATGCGCCGTGCCTGCTTGAATACCTCCTGGCAGCCCAGCTCGGCGGCGGTTTCACCGAAGGTCTGCTCGGCCACGGTCAGCCATTCGCCAATGAGCATGGGCTGCTCCTGCCCTTCGGCAATGAACTCGGCGAGGATGCCGTGACGCTTGGCCCTCCAGCGGTTTTCCTTGAGGGTCCAGTGTGACGTCAGGCTGTACCCGGCGCCCGGCTGGGGCTGGTCGATGGCGTGGGCCACCATCACCCGGAACAACGAGACCAGGCACAACACGTCCTCGACCCGCGGGCAGGCATCGCAGATGCGCAACTCCAGCGTGGGGTAGCGCGATGACGGTCGCAGGATCCACCAGCAATCGCTGGGCTGATGAATCGAGCCGGTGCGCATGAGCAGGTTGACGTACCCGGCAAACGCCAATTCGTCCTGGAAATATTCCGGCACGCCCATGCGTGGCCATTCATCGCAGGCCACCTGGCGGTAACTGCTGAAGCCTGTGTAGGCGCCGTTCCAGAACGGTGAGGAAGCGCTCAACGCGAGAAACATCGGCAACCACGGCAGGATCTCGTTCATCACCCGCACCCGGTCACGGTCCACCGGCACCTCGACATGCACATGCAGGCCCGACAGCACGCTGCGCCGTGCCACCCGTTGGTAATCATCGAACAGTTGCTGGAAATGCAGCTCATCCGTGGGCTGCAAGCCCTGAGTGACCATCGGATGGGAGCCGGCGCTGAGCAGGCCCAGGCCGAACGGCGCCAGGCGCTGGGTCAGGCCGCTGCGCACCTGGGTCAGGTAGTCGGCGGCCGCGTCCAGGCTGAGGAAGATGGGCGACGCCATCTCGACCTGACTGAGGAACATCTCATGGGCGAAATGCTCGCCCAGCTCGGCCCGGCATGCCGCCACTGCCTCGGCAGGCGGCTGGGTGGGCATGCACCGGGTTTGCAGGTCGGTGACGAAGTACTCCTCTTCAATGCCGAACTTCAGACGCCTGTTCATCGATAATCCCTCCGATACCCGCGCCAATGCGGGTCACGACCAACGCCACCACGGCGATCCTTTCCACCTCCTGGTAACCCGGCGTCAGCAGTTCCTCGCCAAACACGTCCGGGTCCAGTTCCTTGTAGGTCCAGCCAAATTCCGCCGAGTCGCGCCAAGGCTCCAGCGCTTCCAGGAACGGGTCACGGCCATCGACCATCGCCACGCCGGTGTAGAGCACCAGCGAGCCGCCGGGGGTCAGCCGGGGCAAGGCCTGCTCGACGATGCGCAGCGACAGCCCGGCGCCCAGCACACCGCCGCCATGGCGATAGGCGCGTTCCGACGGGTCAGCCATATACGGTGGATTGGCGACGATCAGGTCAAAATCGCCCTCGACATCCTGGAGGACGTCGCTGCGGGCAATCTCGACATTGGCCACCTCGCCCAGGGCGGCATTCACCGCTGTCAGGCGCAAGGCCAGGGGGTTGATGTCCAGCGCCAACACCTGGGCCTCGCGCCGGGCCCGGGCGATCACGATGGCGCCGACACCGGCGCCACAGCCGATGTCCACGGCCCGATGCACCGCCGTGAAACTCTGTTGCAGGTGGGCATGGATCAGTTGGGCGAACCGGTAGCTGTCCGGCCCGAAGAACACCGCGTCGCTGGCTTGCGTGGGAAATTGCGAATGGGCGAACAACAAGCCGTCCAGGCTCGACCAGCGCACTCGGCTGCGCAGCAAACCATCGCGCTCCTCCAGCACCTCGGCTTCTTGCAATTGGCGCTGCTCATCGGCCGAGATCAGCCCGGGAGCAAACGGCCGCGACCAGCCGAACACATCCCGAAGGGTCTTGGAGTGCTCGTTGCCGGGCCGTTGGTTGACCCGTTCATGGGTCAACGGCGTCGGGGTGATGAAGCGGTAACCGTCGGCTTGCAGGCGCCGCCCCAGTTGCAACAGCGCCAGGTCGGAGGTGGACAGGCGATCTTCCTGATTCATGCAGGGCTCCCTAGCGAATGGCGGACTTGAGTTCGATGAAACGACGCGTGGCCAGCAGCCCGGCCGGATGGCTGTGACAGCGTGCCGAGAGCCAGGGCATCAAGGTCCGCATCTGCTCATCGGCGGACTGGCTGCGCAGCGTCTGTTGCAGGCTTTGCACATCGGGGTCGTCGACTGGCGTCTGCGGTTCGCTGGTGGTGCCGAAGCTGCGGCGCGGACGGTTGCGCTCGCTCTTGTGCAACCAGTCACCGGCGATCCAGTCGTGCAGCAATTGCTTCTCATAGGGGCTGAACACACCGAACATCGCCGCCCCGGCGCCTTCGATCAGCATCCAGAAGCGGCTGTCCTGCGGATCCTGGTGGCGCTTGATCCAGCCCTTGTTCTGCATCGCCTCAAGGAAGCCTTCCAATTGGCCGGGGGCCGCCAGCCACTGGTTGACGGTCTTGCCTTCGAACTTGCAGTAATCGGAATGCATGTGCTGGCCGAACGGGCGCTTGCGTTCGAGCATGTCCAGCACTTCACGGTCGAGGTCGAACGATTCGATGATCGCCCGGCTGCCTTGGCCCAGGTCATTGAGCCGATACCCCAGGGTCACCCGCTGCCAGAACGCCTCGCGATCCGCCGCCATCGGCATCAATTGCATCAATGCCTGCACGGCCTTCTGGGCATGGCCGGTGCTGGCGTTGTCGATGGTCACGTGGAGGGTGAAATAGTACGGGTCGATGTCCAGTTCGCTCAGCTCGTAGGCGCTGATCAACAGGTGCAGGGGCAACTGCTCGTAGCCCAGGTTGTAGCCAATCACTTCCGGCAGGTACTCATCGCTGGCGTAGCCCAGCGCCAGTTGCACAGCCCCTTGCAGGTAGCGCTCATCGTCGATGTCCGGGGCATCGACCAAGCCGTGTTCGGCGAGCAGCTTGCGGTAGATCACCACATGGTTCTGCGCCGGATGGCCGTCGCCCAGCTCCTCCAGGTACGTGCACAGCAGGCCGTCGAACCGGTGGTCTTGCCAATGTTTCAATACGCCGTACAGCCAGGCACCGTCCACCAACTTGGTCGGCGCCACGGCTTGCAGGAAATACAGCGCGTGGGCCTTGCCGCTGAAGTACTCCCGCGGGCCGCCGCTTTTGCGCCGCTCCAGGTAATCGGCGTATTGCCGGGCTACACCGGCACTGTGGGCTTCGACCCAGGCTTGCAGGGCCTGCGGCTCGTCGGGGGTTTCCTGGGGCAAGGCCCGGGCCTGTTCGAGGCACGACTGGATGAAGGCCTGTGCGACGGCGTGTTTGTCCGCATCGTCGGGGCCCTGGAGCAGCCGTTCATAGCATTGGCGCACCTGCCCGGCATCCCTGACGGGATGGAGGGTGGCTGGCCGGGATTGGAGGGGTGTCAGCGCAGTCATAAGGGCCTCATTGGTTCACGGCAGGACGCTGATTCAGCACGTCTCTTAAGGTGCAGAGCCCCGCGTGCGACGAAAAATTCCCTCCGATGAACAGGCCGCCGGATAAACGGGGCGGTGTCGTTTTGGTGGGAACCCTCGCTTCGCTCCAGGCCTCGAAAGAATAACGGAACCTGTGGCGAGGGGATTTATCCCCGCTGGGCTGCGAAGCGGCCCCAAGGCATCCGGGCATACAGAGCTGCAAGATCTTAGGGTCGCTTCGCAACCCAACGGGGATAAATCCCCTCGCCACAATTTCTGTCAGCTTGAATGAACATCGCGGCTGACCTGTCCGACACCCAAGGAGCAACCATGATCTTCACAGTGTGGGTAGCGGTGCTCGGTGCCGTGTTGTTGACCTTGGCCCTCACGTCGTCCTACCTGCGCTGGATGCCGGTCACCACGTCAGCCATGTGCCTGGTGCTGGGCGTTGCCATCGGGCCGGCGGGGTTGGGTTTGCTGAAGCTGGACATCACCGACTCGTCCGTCTGGATGGAGCACCTCACGGAGATCGCGGTGGTGTTCTCGCTGTTCGTCAGCGGCCTCAAGCTGCGCCTGCCCCTCAAGAACCGGACCTGGCGCGTTGCCTATGGGTTGGCGGGCCCGGTGATGATCCTTTCCATTGCGGGCCTGTGCCTGGCCCTGCACTACCTGTTCGGCCTTGGCTGGGGTGTGTCGATGTTGATCGGCGCGATGCTGGCGCCCACTGACCCGGTGCTGGCGGCCCTGGTGCAGGTCAACGATGCGCGGGATGACGACCGAGTGCGTTTCGGCCTCTCCGGTGAAGCCGGCCTGAACGACGGCTCGGCCTTCCCTTTCGTGATCCTTGGGCTGTTGATGCTGCGTGAAGACGGCGGCTTTGTCGGCGAGTGGGCCTTGCGCAATGTCCTGTGGGCGGTGCCGGCGGGCCTGCTGATCGGCTATTGGATGGGACGCGGGATCGGCAAGCTGACCCTGTCGATGCGCATCAAGAACGCCGACAGCACGCTGTCACCCAACGATTACCTGGCCTTGGCGCTGATTGCCCTGGCCTATGTCGCCGCCGAGTCCGTGCATGCCTATGGCTTTCTCTCGGTGTTTGCCGCCGGTCTCGGGCTGCGCCAGGCCGAGGTGCAATCCACCGATGAAGAAGATGCCCCGCCAGCGGAGCACCTGGTGCAACCGGTGGTGGGCCATGAGGCCGTCGATCCGCGCGAGGCGGTGCTCGGCGATACCCAGTCCCTGGGCGACGGCCAGGTGGCTGCCGGGGTGATGATGAGTGACATGCTGGCTTTCGGCAGCCTGGTGGAGCGGGCGATGGAGGTGTTCCTGGTGACGCTGCTCGGGGTGGTGCTCGCCACCCATTGGGACTGGCGCGCCCTGGCCATCGGCGCCCTGCTCTTCGCCGTCATTCGCCCGTTGAGCGTGTTACTCATGCCTTGGGGCCGCTTGCTGGACGCACCGCAACGGCTGTTGATCGGCTGGTTCGGCATTCGCGGCATCGGTAGCCTGTTCTACCTGTTCTTCGCCTTGAACCATGACCTGGCGCCACAAGCGGCGCAGCTGTGCATCAACCTCACGTTGTCGGTGGTGGCCTTGAGCATCCTGGTTCATGGGGTCAGTACCCAGCCCACCCTGGCGTGGTACGAACGGCAGAAAACCGGCTGACCCTCAGCCGATCGGATCCGTCACCTGGATCAGCACCGCATACACCCCCAGCAGCACCCAGAACGTGGCGAAGATCCACGGTGTGCGCACAGAAAACAGCAGCGACTTGCGATACCCCTTGTGGGTCGATTCCCGCTCGCTGAACAACGGCGACTCGTCGTAGACCAAACCCATGACCGGCTCGGCGCGCAGCAGTTCGCTCTGCTTGAAGTGCCAGTGGTCGATGATCTCGTAGGCCGCTCGAATCCCCGGCCAGGCATTGAGTGAACTCAGGAACCCCAGCAGCGCCAGGAACGGCGGCACGATCAGGGTGAACAACTTGCCCCACTCCGGGTTCAGGTTGGCCATGCACGAGGCAAAGGCAATCACCAGGAAGGATTGGGCGGCCAGGTAGGCATCGGTCCGATTGGCGAGGATGCTGGTTTCGTACTGGATTTCACGCCGATAGAAATCCAGTCGTTCCTTGGGCGAGCCGAACAGCTTGGCATTGTGTTCGCTCAATTCTTCTTCCGGCGTCTGGCCGGTCAATATTCTGGGCATTGCGTGAAGGGTCGCTGGTGGCAAATGAGGTTCGTTGGAAACCCGCGCCGCCGGGCAAGTTCAAGGCAATGGACCAGAGGCAGTGCACGCTTGCCAAAAGGGCCTGGCCAAGCCTCCGCCTAATTCATTGCCTGCCCGATGACCTGCACCAGGTCGATCTGCTTGAACGGCTTGGTCAGGCGCGGCAATTGGCTGGCGAAGCCTTCCAGGCGTTCGGCGTAGCCGGTGGCGAGGATGATGGGCAGGTCCGGCTGCCGGTCGCGCAGTAACTTCGCCAGTTGGGCGCCGTCCATCTGCGGCATGGCCATGTCGGTGATCACCAGGTCGATGTCCGGGTTGCGCTCATGCAGTTCCAGCGCCTGCGACCCTGAATGCGCGCACAAGACCCGGTGCCCGAGGTCTTCGATCAACAGGCGGGTACTGGTCAGCACCAGGCTGTCGTCATCGACCACCAGCACCAGCAACTCAGGAGGGGTAGGCGCTGCCTGCGCCTCGACCACGGCCTTCTCCGACGCTGCGCTATCGGCCAGTGGCAACCACAACTGCGCGCTGGTGCCCACGCCCTTCTGGCTTTCGAGGATCAGGCGGCCACCCAACTGCTCGGCCAGGCCGTGCACCATGGACAATCCCAGGCCCGTGCCCTTGCCGACCCCTTTGGTGGTGAAGAATGGCTCCACGGCCGAGGCCAGCGTGGCCTCATCCATGCCCTCGCCTTCATCGGTAATCGACAGGCAGACGTAGCGCCCCGGCTTCAACGACGCCTGCGCCCCGGCCTCGGTGGCCAGGCGCTCGTCGGCGGCGATCAGGATGCTACCGCCATGGGGCATCGCGTCCCGGGCATTGGTCGCCAGATTGAGGATCGCCAACTCCAACTGGTTGACATCGGCCAGCACCGGCGACAGCGCCTCGGTGAAGCGAGTCTGGATGTGGATCGAAGGGCCCATGGAGCTTTGCAGCAAGCCGCTGATGCCCTGCACCAGCACCGGCAACTCGACCGACTCGGCACTCAGCTTCTGCCGCCGGGCGAACGCCAGCATCCGCTGGGTCAGCGATACGCCGCGCAACGCGCCCTGGGTCGCGTTGTCGAGCAGTTGGGCCAGTTTCGGATCGTCCGGCATGCGCTTGCGCACGATTTCCAGGTTGCCGAGGATGACCGTCAGCAGGTTGTTGAAGTCGTGGGCGATGCCGCCGGTAAGCTGGCCGATGGCTTGCAGTTTCTGCGACTGGAACAGCGCCTCGCGGGCCTGTTCGAGGGCCTGCTGCGCCTGGGTGGCATCGGTGATGTCGCGGGTGATCTTGGCAAACCCCAGCAGGGTCCCGGTGTCGCTGCGGATCGCATCGATGACCACGTGGGCAAGGAAACGCGTACCGTCCTTGCGCACGCGCCAGCCCTTCTTTTCGAAACGCCCCTCGCTGGCGGCGATGCTCAGCGCCCGCTGCGGTTCACCGGCGGCGCGGTCCTCGGGGGTATAGAACATCGAAAAATGCTGGCCGATGGCTTCGGCCGGCAGATAGCCCTTGATGCGTTGCGCGCCCTGGTTCCAGTTGGTGACCTGGCCATCAGGACCGAGCATGTAGATGGCGTAGTCGGTGACGCTTTGCACCAGCAGGCGGAACTGCTGCTCGCTCTGCTTGAGGGTTTCCTCGGCCATCTTGCGATCGGTGAGGTCGCGGGTGATCTTGGCGAACCCGAGCAGTTCACCGCTCTGGCTGTCGATGATCGGGTCGATGACCACATGGGACCAGAACAGCGTGCCGTCCTTACGCACTCGCCAGCCCTCACCCTCGAAACGCCCCTCGCGCACGGCCGTCTCCAGCGCCCGCTGCGGCAGGCCGGCGGCGCGATCCTGATCCGTGTAGAAACGCGAAAAATGCTCACCCAGGATCTCCGCTTCCTCATACCCCTTGAAACGCCGGGCACCGGAGTTCCAGCTGGTGATGATGCCCGAGGGGTCGGTCATGTAGATCGCGTAGTCGACCACGGCGTCGATGAGCAGGCGAAAGCGCTGCTCCTGGTTTATGCGCGGCGACTGGGGGGTATTCTCAAGCATGTGGGCCGAGGCATCCGTGTGGATTTTTTCGAAGTATGGGGCAAGTCGCGCGCCATGAAAAACTATTGCCTCCCACACAGGATTCCCGCTGGCCGGCAGGCTTCAGTTTCCTGCACCTATCCGCCGGGTGCCGGATTGCTCCGGGTTCACCGACCACCAACGTGGCAGCAACTGCTGCACGCGCGCCTCGCCGAACCGGTCGTCGATGAGCATCACCACGCCGCGGTCCTGCTGGGTGCGGATGACGCGCCCGGCGGCCTGCACGACTTTTTGCAGGCCAGGGTACAGGTAAGTGTAGTCATAGCCATCGCCGAAGATCGCCGCCATGCGCTGCTTGATCTGCTCATTGACCGGGTTGAGCTGCGCCAGCCCCAGGGTGGCGATGAATGCACCGATCAGGCGCGAGCCGGGCAAGTCGATGCCCTCGCCGAACGCCCCGCCAAGCACCGCGAAACCGATGCCCTGGCTGTGCTCCATGAACCGGTCGAGGAAGGCCTGCCGCGGGGCTTCACCCATGCCGCGCGATTGTGCCCACGTGACGATCTCCGGGTGCCGCTCGGCAAACAGCCCGGCGACTTGCTGGAGGTAATCGAAACTGCTGAAAAACGCCAGGTAATTGCCCGGACGCGCGCTGAATTGGCGAGCCATCAACGCGACAATCGGCTCCAGAGACGCCTGGCGGTGGGCGAAGCGCGTGGAAATCCGGCTGACGACCTGAACGTCCAACTGATCGGCCTGGAACGGTGATTCAACGTCGATCCACACCGTCTCGGCCGGTGTGCCCAACAGGTCGGCGTAATAGTGCCGCGGACTCAAGGTCGCGGAAAACAGCACGCTGCTGCGGGCCGCGGTGAGCCTTGGCCGCAGGAACCCGGCCGGCACCACGTTGCGCAGGCACAGGGTCGAGCCGCTGCGCTGGCGGCCGAACTCGCGCTTATGGATGTCGAACAGAAACTGCTCGTCGAACGACTCGGCCACCCGGCCAAACTGCAGGGCATCGAAATAGAACGCCTGCAAGTCACCGTCCAGCCCTTGGGGGTGCTCGTTGAGGTAATCGCCAATGGCCGTGGTGCAGGTGGCCAGGGCTTGCAGGAATTTCTCCGGCAGTCGTTCATACGCCTGGTACGCCGCCACTTGTGGTGCATGCAAGGCGTTCCACTGGCGATTGACCCGTTCCAGCGGCTTCTTCAGGGCCTCGGGCGCGGTTTTGCGCACCGTGGCCAAGGTCGCTTGATCCAGGATCGCGCTGTACATCTGCCGGCCGCGCTCGACCAGGTTGTGGGCTTCGTCCACCAAGGTCGCGACCGTCCAGCCATTGGCCTGGGCCAAGCCGAAAAGCAAGGCACTGAAGTCGAAATAGTAGTTGTAGTCGGCCACCACCACGTCGGCCCAGCGGGCCATCTCCTGGCTGAGGTAGTACGGGCAGATCCCGTGGGCCAGCGCGACTTCGCGCAACGCCGCCTGATCAAGCAGGCTCACCTGGCTCGCGGCCACCCGCGCCGCCGGCAGACGGTCGTAGAAGCCCTGGGCCAACGGGCAGGATTCACCATGACAGGCTTTGTCCGGATGCTCGCAGGCCTTGTCCCGGGCAACCATCTCCAGCACCCGCAGCGGCATTGACGGGGCACTTCGGGTGATGACCTGGGCAGCGTCCAGCGCCAGCCTGCGCCCGGGGGTTTTCGCCGTGAGGAAGAACACCTTGTCCAACTGCTGCGGCGCCAGGGCCTTGAGCATCGGGAACAGCGTGCCGACGGTCTTGCCGATGCCGGTGGGCGCCTGGGCCATCAGGCAACGCCCGGTGCTCACGGCCTTGAACACCGACTCGGCCAGGTGCCGTTGCCCGGGCCGAAAGCCGGCATGGGGAAAGGCCAGGGACTGCGCCCCCAGGTTGCGGGCGTGCCGATGGGCCATTTCCTGCTCGGCCCAGGCCAGGAACAGCGCACATTGCGCTTCGAAGAACGCCAGAAGCTCGCCGGCCTCGAACCCTTGCGTCAGGCAGGTTTCCTTTTCGCTGACGACGTCGAAGTACACCAGTGCCACGTCGATGCGCGAAAGCTGCAACCTCTGGCACATCAACCAGCCGTAGATCTTCGCCTGGGCCCAGTGCAACTGCCGGTGGTTGGCCGGTTG contains:
- a CDS encoding membrane protein, with translation MPRILTGQTPEEELSEHNAKLFGSPKERLDFYRREIQYETSILANRTDAYLAAQSFLVIAFASCMANLNPEWGKLFTLIVPPFLALLGFLSSLNAWPGIRAAYEIIDHWHFKQSELLRAEPVMGLVYDESPLFSERESTHKGYRKSLLFSVRTPWIFATFWVLLGVYAVLIQVTDPIG
- a CDS encoding histidine kinase translates to MLENTPQSPRINQEQRFRLLIDAVVDYAIYMTDPSGIITSWNSGARRFKGYEEAEILGEHFSRFYTDQDRAAGLPQRALETAVREGRFEGEGWRVRKDGTLFWSHVVIDPIIDSQSGELLGFAKITRDLTDRKMAEETLKQSEQQFRLLVQSVTDYAIYMLGPDGQVTNWNQGAQRIKGYLPAEAIGQHFSMFYTPEDRAAGEPQRALSIAASEGRFEKKGWRVRKDGTRFLAHVVIDAIRSDTGTLLGFAKITRDITDATQAQQALEQAREALFQSQKLQAIGQLTGGIAHDFNNLLTVILGNLEIVRKRMPDDPKLAQLLDNATQGALRGVSLTQRMLAFARRQKLSAESVELPVLVQGISGLLQSSMGPSIHIQTRFTEALSPVLADVNQLELAILNLATNARDAMPHGGSILIAADERLATEAGAQASLKPGRYVCLSITDEGEGMDEATLASAVEPFFTTKGVGKGTGLGLSMVHGLAEQLGGRLILESQKGVGTSAQLWLPLADSAASEKAVVEAQAAPTPPELLVLVVDDDSLVLTSTRLLIEDLGHRVLCAHSGSQALELHERNPDIDLVITDMAMPQMDGAQLAKLLRDRQPDLPIILATGYAERLEGFASQLPRLTKPFKQIDLVQVIGQAMN
- a CDS encoding sodium:proton antiporter, which codes for MIFTVWVAVLGAVLLTLALTSSYLRWMPVTTSAMCLVLGVAIGPAGLGLLKLDITDSSVWMEHLTEIAVVFSLFVSGLKLRLPLKNRTWRVAYGLAGPVMILSIAGLCLALHYLFGLGWGVSMLIGAMLAPTDPVLAALVQVNDARDDDRVRFGLSGEAGLNDGSAFPFVILGLLMLREDGGFVGEWALRNVLWAVPAGLLIGYWMGRGIGKLTLSMRIKNADSTLSPNDYLALALIALAYVAAESVHAYGFLSVFAAGLGLRQAEVQSTDEEDAPPAEHLVQPVVGHEAVDPREAVLGDTQSLGDGQVAAGVMMSDMLAFGSLVERAMEVFLVTLLGVVLATHWDWRALAIGALLFAVIRPLSVLLMPWGRLLDAPQRLLIGWFGIRGIGSLFYLFFALNHDLAPQAAQLCINLTLSVVALSILVHGVSTQPTLAWYERQKTG
- a CDS encoding ATP-dependent DNA helicase, with the protein product MNPAPSYSIAVRALCEFTAKVGDLDLRFTPSPTALEGIAGHRTVASRRSEVYQAEVSLEGRYQTLNVKGRADGYDPARNCLEEVKTYRGDLARQPANHRQLHWAQAKIYGWLMCQRLQLSRIDVALVYFDVVSEKETCLTQGFEAGELLAFFEAQCALFLAWAEQEMAHRHARNLGAQSLAFPHAGFRPGQRHLAESVFKAVSTGRCLMAQAPTGIGKTVGTLFPMLKALAPQQLDKVFFLTAKTPGRRLALDAAQVITRSAPSMPLRVLEMVARDKACEHPDKACHGESCPLAQGFYDRLPAARVAASQVSLLDQAALREVALAHGICPYYLSQEMARWADVVVADYNYYFDFSALLFGLAQANGWTVATLVDEAHNLVERGRQMYSAILDQATLATVRKTAPEALKKPLERVNRQWNALHAPQVAAYQAYERLPEKFLQALATCTTAIGDYLNEHPQGLDGDLQAFYFDALQFGRVAESFDEQFLFDIHKREFGRQRSGSTLCLRNVVPAGFLRPRLTAARSSVLFSATLSPRHYYADLLGTPAETVWIDVESPFQADQLDVQVVSRISTRFAHRQASLEPIVALMARQFSARPGNYLAFFSSFDYLQQVAGLFAERHPEIVTWAQSRGMGEAPRQAFLDRFMEHSQGIGFAVLGGAFGEGIDLPGSRLIGAFIATLGLAQLNPVNEQIKQRMAAIFGDGYDYTYLYPGLQKVVQAAGRVIRTQQDRGVVMLIDDRFGEARVQQLLPRWWSVNPEQSGTRRIGAGN